From Pseudorca crassidens isolate mPseCra1 chromosome 7, mPseCra1.hap1, whole genome shotgun sequence, a single genomic window includes:
- the LOC137227881 gene encoding interferon alpha-13-like, with translation MAQIYLLVAGVLLCSIPAYSLGWNLPRSHSQENKDVFQHLEQLQRIPSQWCLKDRTDFKFPWKRENITPIQVTQGTCHHHLMLQQIFNLFTTEDSRAAWNNTLLDKLLSSLHLRLHRLEQMKKDNLDCRDLGRAAREYFHGIHVYLKAKEYSPCAWEVVRVEIKRCLSLM, from the coding sequence GCTCTGCTCTATCCCTGCTTACTCTCTTGGCTGGAACTTGCCTAGAAGCCATAGCCAGGAAAACAAGGACGTCTTCCAACATTTGGAACAGTTGCAAAGAATCCCCTCTCAGTGGTGCCTAAAGGACAGAACCGACTTCAAATTTCCTTGGAAAAGAGAGAATATCACCCCAATCCAGGTGACTCAAGGCACCTGTCACCACCATCTGATGCTCCAGCAGATCTTCAACCTCTTCACCACAGAGGACAGCCGTGCTGCCTGGAACAACACCCTCCTCGATAAACTTCTCTCTAGCCTTCATCTGAGGCTGCACCGACTGGAGCAGATGAAAAAAGACAATCTGGATTGTCGAGATTTGGGACGTGCTGCCCGGGAGTATTTCCATGGAATCCATGTCTATCTGAAGGCAAAGGAATACAGCCCCTGTGCCTGGGAGGTTGTCAGAGTGGAAATTAAAAGGTGCCTTTCCCTTATGTAA